In Macadamia integrifolia cultivar HAES 741 chromosome 12, SCU_Mint_v3, whole genome shotgun sequence, the following are encoded in one genomic region:
- the LOC122057054 gene encoding pto-interacting protein 1-like, protein MSCFSCCVADDNHEDADSGGPKMANKLAGNDKNYSAAETAPKGAQTVKVQPIAVPAIPIDELKEVTDNFGTKALIGEGSYGRVYYGVLKNEKAAAIKKLDASKQPDQEFLAQVSMVSRLKHDNVVELVGYCVDGNLRFLAYEFATMGSLHDILHGRKGVKGAQPGPVLSWAQRVKIAVGAAKGLEYLHEKAQPHIIHRDIKSSNVLLFDDDVAKIADFDLSNQAPDMAARLHSTRVLGTFGYHAPEYAMTGQLSSKSDVYSFGVVLLELLTGRKPVDHTLPRGQQSLVTWATPRLSEDKVRQCVDTRLGGEYPPKAVAKMAAVAALCVQYEADFRPNMSIVVKALQPLLNARSGPPGEAPSL, encoded by the exons ATGAGCTGCTTCAGCTGTTGTGTTGCTGATGATAACCATGAAGATGCCGATAGTGGAGGACCTAAAATGGCAAATAAGTTAGCAG GCAATGATAAAAATTATAGTGCCGCAGAAACAGCACCCAAGGGTGCTCAGACTGTGAAAGTTCAGCCTATTGCAGTGCCTGCCATACCAATAGATGAATTGAAGGAAGTAACAGATAACTTTGGGACAAAAGCCTTAATTGGAGAGGGATCATATGGTAGAGTATATTATGGAGTTCTAAAAAATGAGAAGGCTGCAGCCATAAAAAAGCTAGATGCCAGTAAGCAACCTGACCAAGAATTTTTAGCTCAG GTTTCTATGGTGTCAAGACTCAAACATGACAATGTTGTTGAGCTGGTCGGTTATTGTGTTGATGGAAATCTTCGTTTCCTTGCATATGAGTTTGCAACTATGGGATCGCTTCATGATATTCTTCATG GACGGAAAGGTGTCAAAGGTGCGCAGCCAGGTCCTGTTCTGTCATGGGCACAACGAGTAAAAATTGCTGTTGGGGCTGCTAAAGGACTTGAGTACTTGCATGAAAAGGCTCAGCCTCACATTATCCATCGAGACATTAAGTCCAGCaatgttttactttttgacGATGATGTTGCTAAGATTGCTGATTTTGATTTGTCAAACCAAGCTCCTGACATGGCAGCACGTCTTCATTCCACTCGTGTTCTTGGAACTTTCGGTTATCATGCCCCAGA GTATGCAATGACTGGACAGTTGAGTTCAAAGAGTGATGTTTACAGCTTCGGTGTTGTCCTTTTGGAGCTTTTGACTGGGCGTAAACCTGTTGATCATACATTACCACGTGGGCAACAGAGTCTTGTGACATGG GCGACACCAAGACTTAGTGAAGACAAGGTAAGGCAGTGTGTTGACACAAGACTAGGTGGAGAATACCCTCCAAAGGCAGTTGCCAAG ATGGCTGCTGTGGCTGCTCTCTGTGTGCAATATGAAGCTGATTTTCGGCCAAACATGAGTATTGTAGTCAAAGCTCTCCAGCCTTTGTTAAATGCTCGATCTGGTCCTCCTGGCGAAGCTCCAAGCTTGTGA